One stretch of Suricata suricatta isolate VVHF042 chromosome 13, meerkat_22Aug2017_6uvM2_HiC, whole genome shotgun sequence DNA includes these proteins:
- the GADD45G gene encoding growth arrest and DNA damage-inducible protein GADD45 gamma → MTLEEIRGQDTVPESTARMQGAGKALHELLLSAQRQGCLTAGVYESAKVLNVDPDNVTFCVLAADEEDEGDIALQIHFTLIQAFCCENDIDIVRVGDVQRLAAIVGAGDEAAASGDLHCILISNPNEDAWKDPALEKLSLFCEESRSVNDWVPSITLPE, encoded by the exons ATGACTCTGGAGGAAATCCGCGGCCAAGACACGGTTCCCGAAAGCACCGCCAG GATGCAGGGCGCCGGGAAAGCGCTGCACGAGCTGCTGCTGTCGGCCCAGCGCCAGGGCTGCCTCACCGCCGGCGTCTACGAGTCCGCCAAAGTCCTGAATGT GGACCCCGACAACGTGACCTTCTGCGTGCTGGCCGCCGACGAGGAGGACGAGGGCGACATCGCACTGCAGATCCACTTTACGCTCATCCAGGCGTTCTGCTGCGAAAACGACATCGACATCGTGCGCGTGGGCGACGTGCAGCGGCTGGCGGCGATCGTGGGCGCGGGCGACGAGGCGGCCGCGTCGGGAGACCTGCACTGCATCCTCATTTCG AACCCCAATGAGGACGCGTGGAAGGACCCCGCCTTGGAGAAGCTCAGCCTGTTCTGCGAGGAGAGCCGCAGCGTCAACGACTGGGTGCCCAGTATCACCCTCCCCGAGTGA